A genomic region of Saccopteryx bilineata isolate mSacBil1 chromosome 1, mSacBil1_pri_phased_curated, whole genome shotgun sequence contains the following coding sequences:
- the TSBP1 gene encoding testis-expressed basic protein 1, whose amino-acid sequence MRLFPPGSSPHGGGYMDGGHAKKSVSGVLAPKSGGTTKSKSSREESKEAVKKEKLSTKSDEFLKRKTESQSKAEGIELEKGKIGIEAKVKESEAGRPQGQEAQVKESKMGRPQGQEAQIKESEAGIPQRQEAQVKESEVGRPQGQEAQIKESEAGIPQGQEAQVKESEAGRPQGQKSKVKIEPEILQEQESQLKESEDDIPTGQTSEVKKSESEMPKGQRAKGKEGEDATAQGQESKGKESETGAPKGQKSKQKKAEAPQGAPQGQESQGEIKNSEDKNDQDKEKKDVEKKGDTKENKAQAKEDSEGKDKAKGKKEPQVKGKKAGAPKKGKDK is encoded by the exons ATGCGTCTGTTCCCTCCAGGGTCCTCCCCTCATGGGGGAG GTTACATGGATGGAGGACATGCAAAAAAATCGGTTTCCGGAGTCCTGGCTCCAAAAAGTGGAGGCACAACAAAGTCTAAGAGTAGCCGAGAAGAAAGCAAGGAAGCAGTCAAGAAGGAAAAGTTATCCACCAAGTCTGATGAGTTCTTGAAGCGCAAAACAGAGTCACAAAGCAAAGCAGAAGGCATTGAGTTGGAGAAAGGCAAGATAGGAATAGAGGCCAAGGTGAAGGAGAGTGAGGCGGGAAGACCACAAGGACAAGAAGCCCAGGTGAAGGAGAGTAAGATGGGAAGACCACAAGGACAAGAAGCCCAAATAAAGGAGAGTGAGGCAGGAATACCACAAAGACAAGAAGCCCAGGTGAAGGAGAGTGAGGTGGGAAGACCACAAGGACAAGAAGCCCAAATAAAGGAGAGTGAGGCAGGAATACCACAAGGACAAGAAGCCCAGGTAAAGGAGAGTGAGGCAGGAAGACCACAAGGACAAAAATCTAAAGTAAAGATTGAGCCTGAGATACTACAAGAACAAGAATCTCAGCTGAAAGAAAGTGAGGATGACATACCAACAGGACAAACATCTGAAGTAAAGAAGAGCGAGTCTGAAATGCCAAAGGGACAAAGAGCTAAaggaaaggagggtgaggatgcgACGGCACAAGGACAAGAATCCAAAGGGAAAGAGAGTGAAACCGGAGCACCAAAGGGACAGAAATCTAAACAAAAGAAGGCCGAGGCACCACAAGGGGCACCACAAGGACAAGAATCTCaaggagaaattaagaattctgaagataaaaatgatcaggacaaagaaaagaaagatgtagaaaagaagggagacacaaaagaaaacaaggccCAAGCCAAGGAAGATAGTGAAGGAAAGGACAAagctaaaggaaagaaagaacctCAAGTCAAGGGTAAAAAAGCAGGAGCTCCAAAAAAGGGTAAAGACAAGTAG